Genomic segment of Drosophila takahashii strain IR98-3 E-12201 chromosome X, DtakHiC1v2, whole genome shotgun sequence:
AATCAAACcaagaaaacaaacaatagttAATTCGATTTCAGGGGCTTCCCAGTGACATCGTCATCGTCTTCGTCATGGGTTGTCAATCGATCTGGCGGTTTTTCTCGGATGCCATCGAACTTCGACCTCGGATGCGAGGGATGCGGTTTCTAATTGCTTGTCAATTGTGCAGGATTCTCAGCCAACAGTTGGCACATTTATCAATTAACATTTTGAGGCGGGCCCAGGAATATATACACATCAGGTGGATACACAGAgccaaaagtatttaaaagccCAAGTATTTGAGTTCTTAATATTGTACATTGAAATTTTTGGAATGAATTGCATTAataactatttaataaatcaaGCTGGAATTCATAACAAATATTCTGCTTAGTCATCGTTAGACGTCGGATTTTaagtaaaatcttttttttttcaaaaccgaaTTTCAGCTCCTTttggttacaatattttttttgaaaaaccgaaattacattaaattcaaatctaattttgatttgttgtaaacatttttgaacCCACTAAAAGTGGCTGAAAATTCATCCCtaactatttattttcccaGTGTATTTGCCcatatatgtatgcatgtgTTTGCCTAGGCCAACGCTCTGTGTTTCGATGTTTCTTAGCCTggcgatgtgtgtgtgtgttagttaACACCATTTAACGCTAATGTAATGCAAACACTTTGATGTATTTGCCTTGTTATAGCTTGTTTGTAGTTTGCACTTATGTATACACTGAGCGAATATTTGCCAAGGTATGCGAATACGTGCGTGTGTATTTTGTCTTGTGTATTTTTCATTAACCGTGTTGGCATTATGACAATGTCCAAATGTTTTTAGCCGGAAGTTCTTACCTGCAAAGTATGCCAACATGGCGGTTAGGACGACGGATACGAATATTAAGGCGATGCTCAGGCATTTCCAGGAACATCGGTGCTGACAGCGTTTATCTATGTGAAACCTGCAAGAGAGTACACAaggagaaaaaaggaaaaatgagTATGATGGTGATGGGAGATAGCAGCGTTAAGCAAACTGAGCAATGCATTTGTAATTAACAAAGGGGACGGGAACGACCGCAAGACAGGAATAAAGCCACTCGCCTCCGTTCGCCTCCATCGCctccatgtccatgtcctgTCCCCCACATATCCCGTACTCTGTCCTGTGGCTTTAGACGCTTGACATATCACAAGGACCACAGAAAACAGCCAACCAAACAAACACGTTTCGCATGGAGCAAGGAAAATCAAGGAAGAACACGGAGAAAAAGTACCATAGCTTTCGGGTATAATCTATATAATATAATCTATCTATCTCATACATGATTAGTGTGGCCATGTTCCTTTACAAAGCATAGTGTAACCATGTGCATGGCAGAAACTGCAGTGTGACCATGCAGTCAACAGCTCATACGAtacaaattgtaaaatttatatttagttaGTTGAGAActatatgaaaacaaaattgtaatattttttctcccTGCCAAAAAACGCAGAGTTAGTACGCCAATGAGTTTGTCAACTGCTGGCAACAGCTGgcaacttttttaataaagcTCCCGACCGAAAACGAAAAGGCAACGCATGCAAAATGATGCACAAGACTGAGGACAAAGACCACTGCTCACTGCTCCCTTCTCACTGCTCCCTTCTCCCATTTCTCGCCCCAAAAAAAGGGTGTTAATCACACATACAGCCAACAAGTCTAAGCCGCCGCAGGCAGAGCTGTCAAGTCTTTCGGCGTGGTCGCCTCTAATTGCGTAAAAGttgaacgaaacgaaacgctGACGAAGGGAGTTACGAAATTTTTAGGGGGCAGCAGCAACGGCAAAGGGGGCGTGGTCCCAGCTTAAAGGGAATTAACAATTCTTGAGTTGGCAACTTTCGAAAGTTGCCCAGAATTGGGTTAGACTCGAAAGTGTCCGAGTCAGGCCTTCCCTTCAAAGGTGATTCAACCCGGCGAGGGAGCAGAACAGAAAACAACAGGGAAAAGAGTGGAAAATCCCTGGGGGGAAAATTCCTTAAGGAGTTAGGAGGCACTAACTAGGGAGCTCTGAACTGCGAAGAAGTTTCTGCTACACTTTGACTTGCCAACTAAGCAAAGTCTTTAAGGTAAGCAACTCACATTCATGCgggatatttaatatatttattttaaagatataatttaattCAGAAACTTTTAGGAAATActgaaatttcttaaaaatttattttgattaccAAATGACCattacaataattttaaaaccgaATGTTATTTCTATACTGGTTACGATCCTTAGGCTGGATCCCCGGATCCCGAAGGCCAGACCACCGAGATCTCCGCCGAGTGCTCCACAATCTGATGCAGCTTCTGCCGCATCTCGTGGCAGATGTTCAATGGCCACCAGCAGCTGACCAGCTGGCGGAGATCCTTCGAAGGAGATCCGTTGAAGGACTGGAAACTCTGGCAACTTCGGGATCTCTTAGTCCTGATGAAGTCGCCACTGGGATTGGAGGAATCGGACtcagattcggattcggaatgGGAAGTGAAAGTGGAATGGGAGGATTCGAGGGACTGCCGATTTGGGCTGGCCACCACCACATGgacttgctgctgctggtggcgatggcgatgccaTTTCGGTAGGCGACCACGAGTCCTGGAGCCTGCGTCTGGGCCATCCTGTGTATCCTGTGTCTCCCGCAGCCAGTGCGCACTGTACACCTTGTGGGCCATGCTCAGGGTTCCGATTATCCCCATTATGCTATTTCGATTTCCCAACAAACGCAAAAACGACTTTCCAGTCCCGTCAATTTTGATAGAGTAAAAGTGGGGTCAAAGTTTGGCAGGAATGTCAGTGGTTTCTAAGCCAAACACCTAAACTACTTCAAAAGAAGTATTGAAAATAGAGATTTTACaggaattattattaattataatcccttaaatatcccatattaagttatttaattttgggaTAATTTTTggcttaatattttataataatttccataaaatctctatttttattcattttatttatttaatgtgaaAAAATCCCCAAAAAATGACGTAGATATCCCAGTTAACCGGGCAAGCAAAAAATAACACCGGCCTCCTCTTGAACGAAATCAGTTGACTGGAAAGTCATATCCACTGCACCCCCACTTCGCAGTCAATTTAACGCTCATTCACTCGAAGAGTGTTCACTGTGACCCCGGGGCCAAAAGGGGCAAGATATATGTACAGTTACacctatgtatatattttttttgtttttcagggGCCATATGAACACTCACCTGGATGGCGAATATGGCGAATAATGTGGTGCATGCGCTGAGTGGGAATTACGCAACGGGAATCCGGGCATGACCAGTGGCTGTGAGCCGCTTATCTGGCAATTGCCACCGTTACCGCTCCCGGGCGGTCCGACGCCCACGCCCTGGGGTCCTCCGGGTCCTCCGACGCCCAcctggccgccgccgcccacGCCGCCGGGCATCGTGCCGGCGCCCATTGGCAGTCCGACGCCGCCGCGATCGATGCCTCCATGGCCGATTGTGTTGCTGCCAGTTGACATACTCTGCGGCATCTGCTGTGGGTGGCCACCCAGTCTGGAAAATACGGGGAAAAGATGGAAAATTTGGTTAGCGAGTGACTCTTTAGTATTTTGGGATGCACTTAAACGGAAAGCTAAAATATTATGATGATTTTTCCCTTCCTCAGCTTTAGTTTTCTTGTTATGAACTTTTAACTAGACTATTCAGTTgagagattttaaaaaatatttaagaaaatgtaaaataaaattataatacttaACTTTGTAATAAATCTGCaccaaatttattaaataaatattttgtaaacttcCTAAAAGTTTGGTTTATGAActgcaaaataatttttaaatttgtgccACTTTGCAAAGCTTTTCTTCCTGTGCACTTTGGCTTGTaatgcggaaattaaaacatGTGCAAAAGTTTTCGCTCCACATTGGCCTCTCGCTTCTTGCTTTTCACATTTCGCCTCTCGTTTGGCGATGTTACAATATTTAAATCGCATCCTCGCGAACGGACAAAGGCTCATTGTTGTTGCCTCGGCCCgctgttattgttattattatttttaacagttAAGTGATgcggaaattttaaattaaaaaacataaatcaaTGCATGTGTGCGCAACGGCGGAGGCCATTGTatggtgaaaaaaaaacaaaaaaaaataaaaggagagTGGGAAAAAAGAGTTTCATTATCCCCGACCGGCAGTCGGGtgatttttgttgctgtttgtgTTTTATTATCGCTCAACATTAAGCGGAAATGCAGTCGCTGCTGCCATTTCTCGATAACTGCCGCCATTGTTGGAAATTCCGCGAGCgcttatgtgtgtgtttctgtttgtgtgtgtggctgCCATTTTCAGGCGCCGCCCGCAAGTATGCATCAGAAATTAC
This window contains:
- the LOC108059031 gene encoding uncharacterized protein, whose protein sequence is MGIIGTLSMAHKVYSAHWLRETQDTQDGPDAGSRTRGRLPKWHRHRHQQQQVHVVVASPNRQSLESSHSTFTSHSESESESDSSNPSGDFIRTKRSRSCQSFQSFNGSPSKDLRQLVSCWWPLNICHEMRQKLHQIVEHSAEISVVWPSGSGDPA